In the Plectropomus leopardus isolate mb chromosome 5, YSFRI_Pleo_2.0, whole genome shotgun sequence genome, one interval contains:
- the LOC121942800 gene encoding period circadian protein homolog 2-like isoform X1, with amino-acid sequence MSEDSDPKHYLYSTLDGHKRSRERVGFQLEEEEGSPCGSISQLHRMANSYNEGCGGQDGAELEAELGLASEGSDSSHEHPASPGSPHEDRKRPRPPLHEDVEMGGSGSSGSGTESHGNESHGNESHGNESVGSSNGNGKDSALLESSGSNKSSNSHSPSPPSSSNAFSLVSSEQDNPSTSGCSSEQSAKAKTQKELFKTLKELKMHLPSEKRSKGKSSTVNTLKYALRCVKQVKANEEYYQMLMVNDSQPPGFDVSSYTIEEINSITSEYTNKNTDIFAVAVSLITGKIVYISDQVASILNCKREVFNNAKFVEFLTPQDVSVFYSFTTPYRLPSWSMCTGADSSPTECMQEKSFFCRISGGKEREGDLQYYPFRMTPYLMKVQDAELAEEQFCCLLLAERVHSGYEAPRIPPDKRIFTTTHTPNCVFQDVDERAVPLLGYLPQDLIGTPVLLNLHPGDRPLMLAVHRKILQCAGQPFDHSSIRFCARNGEYITIDTSWSSFVNPWSRKVSFVIGRHKVRMGPVNEDVFAPQAFHGGKMMDSDIQEISEQIHRLLLQPVHNMGSSGYGSHGSNGSHEQLVSISSSSESNGNNAAGNAVEETSKTKPPRTFQEICKGVHMLKNQDSQVCLRSPSPSPSPSPSKPEQKKIIDTGAQRSPAMRVKDSAPSLYVRDSTVASMEDFPCKDQTVCSYQQISCLDSVIRYLESCNVPITVKRKYQFSINTTSSNSDEDKKSSEDGTQVPQDTNSDPLMLDAQPGLSNMKAPKKPSSGAAAVVGGPLAPLTLPSKAESVVSITSQCSYSSTIVHVGDKKPQPESEIIEDVAESPAPPALPVSVVSPPSQEKEAYKRLGLTKQVLAAHTQKEEQAFLNRCRELRNARTFQKDYPTYLHKQRGPANAEEPSGLRGATKQGTTRPETTAKKGNRNRKSKKPRMKHPDSSDSAVLIRKPRPPLQGLNQTSWSPSEASQSAFNVSYPAMVPAYPLYPPAPAAPAQAPRPDSSLSTGFGEGQRTQAPPSAASFAAPIVTPVVALVLPNYLFPQIGQLGQIGQLGPAPRPPFFPDHTQTQPAFTTQQPFQPPQPAYTMQTQAPYTSQQPFPVQTAFTPQQQFQTAQTPFTTQQPFQASQTPYAAQQSFQTPQTAYTSQQPFAAQPSFPVQTQFVTPATYPAQPFPYSLASEPPKAMAVEPREGGASRSSTPASAAREPATSPPLFESRCSSPLQLNLLSMEEGQRSVERQDGTAPLLGCLGMSAAAVSAAAGAAGEKCGGTESIQQVESPGDGANSDGNSSSCDLLDILLHEQEDSHSGTGSATSGSMGSGSGSGSGSGLGSGCNGCGTSASGASGSRTGSSNTSKYFGSVDSLEHDLKAKAKTRGKERSEGSQSHTTVSSQSEGDHFIKFVQQEPLWLLMANVDDEIMMTYQMPSRDIQRVLREDKERLRQMQKSQPHFSKDQRRELVEEHPWMRRGGLPAAINVKECVYCEDPAVPIEEDLPHMDMGELGEELGQNSQSQSEESQPQPDAGS; translated from the exons ATGTCTGAGGACAGCGATCCAAAACACTACCTGTACTCAACCCTGGACGGGCACAAAAGGAGTCGGGAAAGGGTCGGCTTCCagctggaggaagaggaaggctCTCCCTGCGGCTCCATCAGCCAACTTCACCGCATGGCCAACAGTTACAACGAAGGTTGTGGCGGGCAGGATGGGGCTGAACTGGAAGCAGAGTTGGGATTGGCCTCTGAGGGGAGTGACAGCAGCCACGAGCACCCGGCTTCACCCGGCTCTCCGCATGAAGACAGGAAGCGTCCACGCCCACCCTTACATGAGGATGTAGAGATGGGTGGCAGCGGCTCGAGTGGGAGCGGAACAGAATCCCATGGCAACGAGTCGCATGGCAATGAGTCCCATGGCAATGAATCTGTGGGGAGCTCAAACGGGAATGGCAAGGATTCGGCTCTCCTGGAGTCTTCAGGGAGCAACAAGAG CTCAAACTCTCACAGCCCCTCGCCGCCAAGCAGCTCCAACGCCTTCAGTCTGGTGAGCTCCGAGCAGGACAACCCTTCAACCAGCGGCTGCAG CAGCGAACAGTCAGCCAAAGCGAAGACACAGAAGGAGCTCTTCAAGACTCTCAAGGAGCTGAAGATGCACTTGCCGTCAGAGAAGAGGAGCAAGGGAAAGTCGAGCACCGTCAACACGCTCAAATATGCGCTGCGATGTGTCAAACAGGTGAAAG ccaATGAGGAATACTACCAGATGCTGATGGTTAATGACAGTCAGCCGCCAGGGTTTGATGTGTCGTCCTACACCATTGAGGAAATCAACAGCATCACCTCTGAATacaccaacaaaaacact gatatttttgctgtagcCGTTTCTCTCATCACGGGGAAAATAGTTTACATCTCTGACCAGGTGGCGTCCATCTTAAACTGCAAGCGTGAAGTGTTTAACAATGCCAAGTTTGTGGAGTTCCTGACACCTCAGGATGTCAGCGTGTTCTACAGCTTCACCACGCCCTACCGCCTGCCCTCATGGAGCATGTGCACCGGAGCAG ACTCGTCTCCCACGGAGTGCATGCAGGAGAAGTCCTTCTTTTGCCGCATCAG tgGTGGTAAGGAGCGTGAAGGGGATTTGCAGTACTATCCTTTCCGTATGACTCCATACCTGATGAAAGTCCAAGATGCTGAGCTGGCTGAGGAGCAGTTCTGCTGCCTCCTGCTGGCTGAGAGGGTGCACTCTGGATACGAAG CACCCAGAATCCCTCCTGATAAGCGCATCTttaccaccacacacacacctaactGTGTGTTCCAGGATGTGGATGAGAG GGCTGTTCCTCTGTTGGGTTACCTCCCTCAGGACCTGATCGGGACCCCTGTGCTACTCAATCTGCACCCGGGTGACCGACCGTTGATGCTGGCTGTGCATCGCAAAA TTCTGCAGTGTGCTGGTCAGCCATTCGACCACTCCTCCATCCGCTTCTGTGCAAGAAACGGCGAGTACATCACCATCGACACCAGCTGGTCCAGCTTCGTCAACCCCTGGAGTCGCAAGGTCTCCTTCGTCATTGGCAGACACAAAGTCCGCAT gggTCCTGTGAATGAAGATGTTTTTGCACCACAAGCTTTCCACGGAGGGAAGATGATGGACTCAGACATCCAGGAAATTAGTGAACAGATCCACAGGCTGCTGCTCCAA ccGGTCCACAACATGGGCTCCAGTGGTTATGGCAGCCACGGCAGCAATGGTTCCCATGAGCAGCTGGTGAGCATCAGCTCATCCAGTGAGAGTAACGGTAACAACGCAGCGGGGAATGCAGTGGAGGAGACAAGCAAGACCAAGCCTCCCAGGACGTTCCAGGAAATTTGTAAAGGGGTCCACATGTTGAAGAACCAGGACTCCCAGGTTTGCCTGCGCTCCCCTTCCCCATCGCCCTCGCCGTCACCATCTAAGCCTGAGCAGAAGAAGATCATTGACA CAGGAGCTCAGAGGAGTCCAGCAATGCGTGTCAAAGACTCTGCCCCCTCCCTTTATGTCAGAGACAGTACTGTAGCCAGCATGGAGGACTTTCCCTGCAAAGACCAGACTGTCTGCTCCTACCAGCAGATCAGCTGCCTCGACAGTGTCATCAG GTACCTGGAAAGTTGTAATGTCCCCATTACAGTGAAGAGAAAGTACCAGTTCTCCATCAACACCACCTCCTCCAACTCTGATGAGGATAAGAAGAGCTCAGAGGATGGCACGCAAGTGCCTCAGGATACAAACTCAG ACCCTTTGATGCTGGATGCCCAGCCAGGCCTGTCAAACATGAAAGCACCCAAGAAGCCTTCATCTGGGGCAGCAGCTGTGGTGGGAGGCCCCCTGGCACCCCTCACGCTGCCCAGCAAGGCTGAGAGCGTGGTGTCCATCACCTCACAGTGCAGCTACAGCAGCACCATCGTCCACGTTGGAGACAAGAAGCCTCAGCCAGAGTCTG AGATTATCGAGGACGTAGCAGAGAGTCCTGCGCCCCCCGCTCTGCCTGTCAGCGTGGTGTCTCCGCCTAGCCAGGAGAAGGAGGCCTACAAGCGGCTGGGACTGACTAAACAAGTGTTGGCTGCACACACTCAGAAAGAAGAGCAGGCCTTCCTCAACCGCTGCAGAGAGCTCCGCAACGCCAGGACCTTCCAAAAGGACTATCCCACATACCTGCACAAGCAGAGAGGTCCAGCCAATGCTGAAG AACCATCTGGACTACGAGGTGCAACCAAACAGGGCACCACCAGGCCCGAGACCACTGCCAAGAAGGGGAACCGCAACAGGAAGTCCAAGAAGCCACGGATGAAGCATCCTGACTCGTCAGACAGCGCCGTATTAATCCGCAAACCCCGGCCCCCTCTCCAGGGTCTCAACCAAACCTCGTGGTCCCCGTCAGAGGCGTCCCAGTCAGCTTTTAACGTCTCCTATCCAGCCATGGTGCCTGCCTATCCGCTTTACCCCCCTGCACCTGCCGCCCCAGCACAAGCCCCCCGCCCTGACTCCTCCCTATCCACAGGCTTTGGAGAGGGGCAGCGCACCCAAGCCCCACCCTCTGCTGCTTCTTTTGCAGCACCCATTGTTACACCTGTGGTGGCTCTAGTGCTACCCAATTACCTATTCCCCCAAATAGGACAGTTAGGTCAGATTGGGCAGTTGGGTCCTGCTCCAAGACCACCGTTTTTCCCTGACCATACCCAGACGCAACCCGCATTCACGACTCAGCAGCCCTTTCAGCCCCCACAGCCAGCCTACACCATGCAAACACAAGCCCCCTACACCAGCCAACAGCCATTCCCTGTGCAGACTGCCTTTACCCCCCAGCAGCAATTCCAAACCGCTCAGACCCCATTCACGACCCAGCAGCCTTTCCAGGCCTCACAGACCCCATACGCTGCCCAACAGTCCTTTCAGACCCCTCAGACTGCCTACACTTCCCAGCAGCCCTTCGCTGCCCAGCCTTCTTTTCCAGTGCAGACGCAGTTTGTGACTCCAGCCACATATCCAGCCCAGCCCTTCCCCTATAGCCTAGCCTCCGAGCCTCCCAAAGCCATGGCTGTGGAGCCCCGGGAGGGAGGAGCTTCAAGGTCCTCCACCCCAGCCTCTGCGGCGAGGGAGCCCGCCACATCACCGCCGCTGTTTGAGTCACGGTGCAGCTCGCCCCTGCAGCTCAATCTGCTGAGCATGGAGGAGGGACAGCGCTCAGTGGAACGACAGGACGGCACAGCGCCTCTTCTTGGATGCCTGGGCAtgagtgcagcagcagtgtcagCGGCAGCTGGAGCAGCAGGGGAGAAATGCGGAGGCACTGAAAGCATCCAGCAG GTGGAGTCTCCAGGAGATGGTGCCAACAGCGACGGTAACTCCTCCTCCTGTGACTTGCTCGACATCCTGCTGCACGAGCAGGAGGACTCCCACTCCGGGACTGGATCAGCCACCTCTGGCTCCATGGGCTCAGGGTCAGGCTCCGGATCAGGCTCAGGATTGGGCTCAGGCTGCAATGGCTGTGGTACATCAGCTAGTGGAGCTTCTGGCAGCAGAACAG GGAGCAGCAACACCAGCAAGTACTTCGGCAGCGTTGACTCTCTGGAACACGACCTTAAGGCCAAAGCAAAGACGAGAGGCAAAGAACGCTCTGAGGGCAGCCAGTCGCACACCACGGTCTCATCCCAAAGCGAGGGTGATCATTTCATCAAATTCGTTCAACAGGAGCCCCTTTGGCTGTTGATGGCCAATGTTGATGACGAGATCATGATGACATATCAAATGCCATCTAG GGACATTCAGAGGGTTCTGCGAGAAGACAAGGAGAGGCTGAGGCAGATGCAGAAGAGCCAGCCTCACTTCTCCAAAGATCAGCGACGAGAGCTAGTGGAGGAGCACCCCTGGATGAGGAGGGGAGGTCTACCTGCTGCCATCAATGTGAAG GAGTGTGTGTACTGCGAGGACCCAGCGGTGCCCATTGAGGAGGACCTGCCTCACATGGATATGGGTGAGCTTGGCGAGGAGTTGGGCCAGAACAGCCAGAGCCAATCAGAAGAGTCTCAGCCTCAGCCAGATGCTGGCTCTTGA
- the LOC121942800 gene encoding period circadian protein homolog 2-like isoform X2 has product MSEDSDPKHYLYSTLDGHKRSRERVGFQLEEEEGSPCGSISQLHRMANSYNEGCGGQDGAELEAELGLASEGSDSSHEHPASPGSPHEDRKRPRPPLHEDVEMGGSGSSGSGTESHGNESHGNESHGNESVGSSNGNGKDSALLESSGSNKSSNSHSPSPPSSSNAFSLVSSEQDNPSTSGCSSEQSAKAKTQKELFKTLKELKMHLPSEKRSKGKSSTVNTLKYALRCVKQVKANEEYYQMLMVNDSQPPGFDVSSYTIEEINSITSEYTNKNTDIFAVAVSLITGKIVYISDQVASILNCKREVFNNAKFVEFLTPQDVSVFYSFTTPYRLPSWSMCTGADSSPTECMQEKSFFCRISGGKEREGDLQYYPFRMTPYLMKVQDAELAEEQFCCLLLAERVHSGYEAPRIPPDKRIFTTTHTPNCVFQDVDERAVPLLGYLPQDLIGTPVLLNLHPGDRPLMLAVHRKILQCAGQPFDHSSIRFCARNGEYITIDTSWSSFVNPWSRKVSFVIGRHKVRMGPVNEDVFAPQAFHGGKMMDSDIQEISEQIHRLLLQPVHNMGSSGYGSHGSNGSHEQLVSISSSSESNGNNAAGNAVEETSKTKPPRTFQEICKGVHMLKNQDSQVCLRSPSPSPSPSPSKPEQKKIIDRAQRSPAMRVKDSAPSLYVRDSTVASMEDFPCKDQTVCSYQQISCLDSVIRYLESCNVPITVKRKYQFSINTTSSNSDEDKKSSEDGTQVPQDTNSDPLMLDAQPGLSNMKAPKKPSSGAAAVVGGPLAPLTLPSKAESVVSITSQCSYSSTIVHVGDKKPQPESEIIEDVAESPAPPALPVSVVSPPSQEKEAYKRLGLTKQVLAAHTQKEEQAFLNRCRELRNARTFQKDYPTYLHKQRGPANAEEPSGLRGATKQGTTRPETTAKKGNRNRKSKKPRMKHPDSSDSAVLIRKPRPPLQGLNQTSWSPSEASQSAFNVSYPAMVPAYPLYPPAPAAPAQAPRPDSSLSTGFGEGQRTQAPPSAASFAAPIVTPVVALVLPNYLFPQIGQLGQIGQLGPAPRPPFFPDHTQTQPAFTTQQPFQPPQPAYTMQTQAPYTSQQPFPVQTAFTPQQQFQTAQTPFTTQQPFQASQTPYAAQQSFQTPQTAYTSQQPFAAQPSFPVQTQFVTPATYPAQPFPYSLASEPPKAMAVEPREGGASRSSTPASAAREPATSPPLFESRCSSPLQLNLLSMEEGQRSVERQDGTAPLLGCLGMSAAAVSAAAGAAGEKCGGTESIQQVESPGDGANSDGNSSSCDLLDILLHEQEDSHSGTGSATSGSMGSGSGSGSGSGLGSGCNGCGTSASGASGSRTGSSNTSKYFGSVDSLEHDLKAKAKTRGKERSEGSQSHTTVSSQSEGDHFIKFVQQEPLWLLMANVDDEIMMTYQMPSRDIQRVLREDKERLRQMQKSQPHFSKDQRRELVEEHPWMRRGGLPAAINVKECVYCEDPAVPIEEDLPHMDMGELGEELGQNSQSQSEESQPQPDAGS; this is encoded by the exons ATGTCTGAGGACAGCGATCCAAAACACTACCTGTACTCAACCCTGGACGGGCACAAAAGGAGTCGGGAAAGGGTCGGCTTCCagctggaggaagaggaaggctCTCCCTGCGGCTCCATCAGCCAACTTCACCGCATGGCCAACAGTTACAACGAAGGTTGTGGCGGGCAGGATGGGGCTGAACTGGAAGCAGAGTTGGGATTGGCCTCTGAGGGGAGTGACAGCAGCCACGAGCACCCGGCTTCACCCGGCTCTCCGCATGAAGACAGGAAGCGTCCACGCCCACCCTTACATGAGGATGTAGAGATGGGTGGCAGCGGCTCGAGTGGGAGCGGAACAGAATCCCATGGCAACGAGTCGCATGGCAATGAGTCCCATGGCAATGAATCTGTGGGGAGCTCAAACGGGAATGGCAAGGATTCGGCTCTCCTGGAGTCTTCAGGGAGCAACAAGAG CTCAAACTCTCACAGCCCCTCGCCGCCAAGCAGCTCCAACGCCTTCAGTCTGGTGAGCTCCGAGCAGGACAACCCTTCAACCAGCGGCTGCAG CAGCGAACAGTCAGCCAAAGCGAAGACACAGAAGGAGCTCTTCAAGACTCTCAAGGAGCTGAAGATGCACTTGCCGTCAGAGAAGAGGAGCAAGGGAAAGTCGAGCACCGTCAACACGCTCAAATATGCGCTGCGATGTGTCAAACAGGTGAAAG ccaATGAGGAATACTACCAGATGCTGATGGTTAATGACAGTCAGCCGCCAGGGTTTGATGTGTCGTCCTACACCATTGAGGAAATCAACAGCATCACCTCTGAATacaccaacaaaaacact gatatttttgctgtagcCGTTTCTCTCATCACGGGGAAAATAGTTTACATCTCTGACCAGGTGGCGTCCATCTTAAACTGCAAGCGTGAAGTGTTTAACAATGCCAAGTTTGTGGAGTTCCTGACACCTCAGGATGTCAGCGTGTTCTACAGCTTCACCACGCCCTACCGCCTGCCCTCATGGAGCATGTGCACCGGAGCAG ACTCGTCTCCCACGGAGTGCATGCAGGAGAAGTCCTTCTTTTGCCGCATCAG tgGTGGTAAGGAGCGTGAAGGGGATTTGCAGTACTATCCTTTCCGTATGACTCCATACCTGATGAAAGTCCAAGATGCTGAGCTGGCTGAGGAGCAGTTCTGCTGCCTCCTGCTGGCTGAGAGGGTGCACTCTGGATACGAAG CACCCAGAATCCCTCCTGATAAGCGCATCTttaccaccacacacacacctaactGTGTGTTCCAGGATGTGGATGAGAG GGCTGTTCCTCTGTTGGGTTACCTCCCTCAGGACCTGATCGGGACCCCTGTGCTACTCAATCTGCACCCGGGTGACCGACCGTTGATGCTGGCTGTGCATCGCAAAA TTCTGCAGTGTGCTGGTCAGCCATTCGACCACTCCTCCATCCGCTTCTGTGCAAGAAACGGCGAGTACATCACCATCGACACCAGCTGGTCCAGCTTCGTCAACCCCTGGAGTCGCAAGGTCTCCTTCGTCATTGGCAGACACAAAGTCCGCAT gggTCCTGTGAATGAAGATGTTTTTGCACCACAAGCTTTCCACGGAGGGAAGATGATGGACTCAGACATCCAGGAAATTAGTGAACAGATCCACAGGCTGCTGCTCCAA ccGGTCCACAACATGGGCTCCAGTGGTTATGGCAGCCACGGCAGCAATGGTTCCCATGAGCAGCTGGTGAGCATCAGCTCATCCAGTGAGAGTAACGGTAACAACGCAGCGGGGAATGCAGTGGAGGAGACAAGCAAGACCAAGCCTCCCAGGACGTTCCAGGAAATTTGTAAAGGGGTCCACATGTTGAAGAACCAGGACTCCCAGGTTTGCCTGCGCTCCCCTTCCCCATCGCCCTCGCCGTCACCATCTAAGCCTGAGCAGAAGAAGATCATTGACA GAGCTCAGAGGAGTCCAGCAATGCGTGTCAAAGACTCTGCCCCCTCCCTTTATGTCAGAGACAGTACTGTAGCCAGCATGGAGGACTTTCCCTGCAAAGACCAGACTGTCTGCTCCTACCAGCAGATCAGCTGCCTCGACAGTGTCATCAG GTACCTGGAAAGTTGTAATGTCCCCATTACAGTGAAGAGAAAGTACCAGTTCTCCATCAACACCACCTCCTCCAACTCTGATGAGGATAAGAAGAGCTCAGAGGATGGCACGCAAGTGCCTCAGGATACAAACTCAG ACCCTTTGATGCTGGATGCCCAGCCAGGCCTGTCAAACATGAAAGCACCCAAGAAGCCTTCATCTGGGGCAGCAGCTGTGGTGGGAGGCCCCCTGGCACCCCTCACGCTGCCCAGCAAGGCTGAGAGCGTGGTGTCCATCACCTCACAGTGCAGCTACAGCAGCACCATCGTCCACGTTGGAGACAAGAAGCCTCAGCCAGAGTCTG AGATTATCGAGGACGTAGCAGAGAGTCCTGCGCCCCCCGCTCTGCCTGTCAGCGTGGTGTCTCCGCCTAGCCAGGAGAAGGAGGCCTACAAGCGGCTGGGACTGACTAAACAAGTGTTGGCTGCACACACTCAGAAAGAAGAGCAGGCCTTCCTCAACCGCTGCAGAGAGCTCCGCAACGCCAGGACCTTCCAAAAGGACTATCCCACATACCTGCACAAGCAGAGAGGTCCAGCCAATGCTGAAG AACCATCTGGACTACGAGGTGCAACCAAACAGGGCACCACCAGGCCCGAGACCACTGCCAAGAAGGGGAACCGCAACAGGAAGTCCAAGAAGCCACGGATGAAGCATCCTGACTCGTCAGACAGCGCCGTATTAATCCGCAAACCCCGGCCCCCTCTCCAGGGTCTCAACCAAACCTCGTGGTCCCCGTCAGAGGCGTCCCAGTCAGCTTTTAACGTCTCCTATCCAGCCATGGTGCCTGCCTATCCGCTTTACCCCCCTGCACCTGCCGCCCCAGCACAAGCCCCCCGCCCTGACTCCTCCCTATCCACAGGCTTTGGAGAGGGGCAGCGCACCCAAGCCCCACCCTCTGCTGCTTCTTTTGCAGCACCCATTGTTACACCTGTGGTGGCTCTAGTGCTACCCAATTACCTATTCCCCCAAATAGGACAGTTAGGTCAGATTGGGCAGTTGGGTCCTGCTCCAAGACCACCGTTTTTCCCTGACCATACCCAGACGCAACCCGCATTCACGACTCAGCAGCCCTTTCAGCCCCCACAGCCAGCCTACACCATGCAAACACAAGCCCCCTACACCAGCCAACAGCCATTCCCTGTGCAGACTGCCTTTACCCCCCAGCAGCAATTCCAAACCGCTCAGACCCCATTCACGACCCAGCAGCCTTTCCAGGCCTCACAGACCCCATACGCTGCCCAACAGTCCTTTCAGACCCCTCAGACTGCCTACACTTCCCAGCAGCCCTTCGCTGCCCAGCCTTCTTTTCCAGTGCAGACGCAGTTTGTGACTCCAGCCACATATCCAGCCCAGCCCTTCCCCTATAGCCTAGCCTCCGAGCCTCCCAAAGCCATGGCTGTGGAGCCCCGGGAGGGAGGAGCTTCAAGGTCCTCCACCCCAGCCTCTGCGGCGAGGGAGCCCGCCACATCACCGCCGCTGTTTGAGTCACGGTGCAGCTCGCCCCTGCAGCTCAATCTGCTGAGCATGGAGGAGGGACAGCGCTCAGTGGAACGACAGGACGGCACAGCGCCTCTTCTTGGATGCCTGGGCAtgagtgcagcagcagtgtcagCGGCAGCTGGAGCAGCAGGGGAGAAATGCGGAGGCACTGAAAGCATCCAGCAG GTGGAGTCTCCAGGAGATGGTGCCAACAGCGACGGTAACTCCTCCTCCTGTGACTTGCTCGACATCCTGCTGCACGAGCAGGAGGACTCCCACTCCGGGACTGGATCAGCCACCTCTGGCTCCATGGGCTCAGGGTCAGGCTCCGGATCAGGCTCAGGATTGGGCTCAGGCTGCAATGGCTGTGGTACATCAGCTAGTGGAGCTTCTGGCAGCAGAACAG GGAGCAGCAACACCAGCAAGTACTTCGGCAGCGTTGACTCTCTGGAACACGACCTTAAGGCCAAAGCAAAGACGAGAGGCAAAGAACGCTCTGAGGGCAGCCAGTCGCACACCACGGTCTCATCCCAAAGCGAGGGTGATCATTTCATCAAATTCGTTCAACAGGAGCCCCTTTGGCTGTTGATGGCCAATGTTGATGACGAGATCATGATGACATATCAAATGCCATCTAG GGACATTCAGAGGGTTCTGCGAGAAGACAAGGAGAGGCTGAGGCAGATGCAGAAGAGCCAGCCTCACTTCTCCAAAGATCAGCGACGAGAGCTAGTGGAGGAGCACCCCTGGATGAGGAGGGGAGGTCTACCTGCTGCCATCAATGTGAAG GAGTGTGTGTACTGCGAGGACCCAGCGGTGCCCATTGAGGAGGACCTGCCTCACATGGATATGGGTGAGCTTGGCGAGGAGTTGGGCCAGAACAGCCAGAGCCAATCAGAAGAGTCTCAGCCTCAGCCAGATGCTGGCTCTTGA